Proteins from a genomic interval of Anolis sagrei isolate rAnoSag1 chromosome 1, rAnoSag1.mat, whole genome shotgun sequence:
- the RAG1 gene encoding V(D)J recombination-activating protein 1: protein METLPPPSMNLCFVSDQTQLPYKKFAEWKFKLFKVRSIEKPLPGDSHLASNNKGKEAASLDQVIEEKTDMVALMPHSPFETDTELNESMQTIDKGAFHVSQREAETHQENLQHLCRICGGSFKTDPYKRSHPVHGPIDDEMQILLRKKEKKATSWPDLLAKVLKIDVKGDIDTIYPTKFCHQCWTVVQKKLSNSPYEIFFPRKSPVEWQPHSSSCDVCGTSRRGVKRKKQVLNPLLNKKLRMAAGHARKIRQIKNPKQFNQKSLMKKIASCKKIHLSTKILAVDYPSDFVKSISCQICEHILADPVETTCKHLFCRACILKCLKVMGSYCPACRYPCFPTDLVSPVKSFLSIMNSLPVICPIKDCQEEVCLGKYCHHLSRHKEIKDKEGYVCINKGGRPRQHLLSLTRRAQKHRLRELKLQVKAFAEKEEGGDVKSVCLTLFLLALRARNEHRQADELEAIMQGKGSGLHPAVCLAIRVNTFLSCSQYHKMYRTVKAVTGRQIFQPLHALRTAEKALLPGYHPFEWKPPLKNVSSNTEVGIIDGLSGIQHLVDDYPVDTIAKRFRYDTALASALMDMEEDILEGLKRQDLDDYFKGPFTVVIKESCDGMGDVSEKHGCGPAVPEKAVRFSFTVMTISVTHGNTSIRVFEECKPNSELCCKPLCLMLADESDHETLTAILSPLVAEREAMKDSVLILDMAGIPRTFKFIFRGTGYDEKLVREVEGLEASGSTYICTLCDATRFEASHNLILHSITRSHAENLERYELWRTNPYHETVDELRDRVKGVSAKPFIETVPSIDALHCDIGNAAEFYKIFQFEIGEVYKNTDASKEERRRWQSTLDKHLRKKMNLKPMTRMNGNFARKLMTKETVEAVCELIKSEERHEALRELMDLYLKMKPVWRSSCPTKECPELVCQYSFNSQRFAELLATKFRYRYAGKITNYFHKTLAHVPEIIERDGSIGAWASEGNESGNKLFRRFRKMNARQSKFYEMEDVLKHHWLYTSKHLQKFMNAHNTLKSQGFTISQEEGGEDFITLDESLEIPDSMEF, encoded by the coding sequence ATGGAGACACTTCCACCTCCAAGCATGAATTTGTGCTTTGTGTCAGACCAAACCCAGCTACCCTATAAGAAATTTGCTGAATGGAAATTCAAGCTCTTCAAAGTGAGATCAATTGAGAAGCCACTTCCTGGTGACAGCCATCTGGCTAGCAACAATAAAGGGAAAGAGGCAGCTTCTCTGGACCAAGTGATTGAGGAAAAGACTGATATGGTGGCTCTGATGCCACATTCACCCTTTGAAACAGACACTGAGTTGAATGAAAGCATGCAGACAATAGATAAAGGTGCCTTTCATGTGAGCCAAAGAGAGGCTGAAACACACCAGGAAAACCTGCAGCATCTCTGCCGCATTTGTGGCGGCTCATTTAAAACTGATCCTTATAAGAGAAGCCATCCAGTTCATGGACCAATAGATGATGAGATGCAGATCCTtctcagaaagaaagagaaaaaggcaaCATCTTGGCCTGATCTCCTTGCAAAAGTTTTAAAGATTGATGTGAAAGGAGATATTGACACAATCTATCCTACAAAGTTTTGTCACCAGTGTTGGACTGTGGTTCAAAAGAAATTAAGCAATTCCCCATatgaaatattttttccaagGAAAAGCCCAGTGGAGTGGCAGCCCCATTCTTCAAGCTGTGATGTTTGTGGCACTTCACGCCGTGGAGTGAAGAGAAAGAAGCAAGTCCTTAATCCACTGTTGAACAAAAAATTGAGAATGGCGGCTGGACATGCTAGAAAAATAAGGCAGATAAAAAATCCGAAACAATTCAACCAAAAGAGTTTAATGAAAAAAATTGCCAGCTGCAAGAAGATTCACCTCAGCACCAAGATCCTTGCAGTAGACTACCCTTCGGACTTTGTAAAGTCAATCTCTTGCCAGATCTGTGAGCACATCCTGGCTGATCCAGTAGAAACAACATGCAAGCACCTATTCTGCAGAGCCTGCATCCTCAAATGCCTGAAAGTAATGGGAAGCTATTGTCCAGCTTGTCGCTATCCTTGCTTTCCTACTGATTTGGTGAGCCCTGTGAAATCCTTTCTGAGTATCATGAACAGTTTACCTGTGATATGTCCAATAAAAGATTGTCAAGAGGAGGTGTGTTTGGGAAAATACTGCCACCATCTTTCCAGACATAAAGAAATAAAAGACAAAGAGGGCTATGTGTGCATAAACAAAGGTGGCCGACCAAGGCAACATTTACTTTCATTGACACGGAGAGCTCAAAAGCACCGCCTAAGGGAACTCAAGCTACAAGTAAAAGCTTTTGCTGAGAAAGAAGAAGGTGGAGATGTCAAGTCTGTGTGTCTAACTTTGTTTTTGCTGGCTCTGAGAGCTAGAAATGAACACAGACAAGCTGATGAGTTGGAAGCTATAATGCAAGGAAAGGGTTCAGGCCTTCATCCAGCTGTTTGCTTAGCAATCAGAGTCAATACTTTTCTCAGCTGCAGCCAATACCATAAAATGTACAGAACTGTAAAAGCTGTCACTGGGAGACAGATATTTCAGCCACTCCATGCACTCCGAACTGCTGAAAAGGCCCTATTGCCAGGTTACCATCCATTTGAGTGGAAACCACCCTTGAAAAATGTCTCCAGTAACACAGAAGTAGGCATTATTGATGGGCTGTCAGGCATACAACATTTGGTTGATGACTACCCAGTGGACACAATTGCAAAGAGATTTCGATATGATACAGCTTTGGCTTCTGCCTTGATGGATATGGAAGAAGACATTCTAGAAGGCCTAAAAAGACAGGACTTGGACGACTACTTCAAAGGCCCTTTCACTGTGGTGATTAAAGAGTCCTGTGATGGGATGGGAGATGTTAgtgaaaaacatggctgtggcccTGCTGTTCCTGAGAAAGCAGTTCGATTCTCTTTCACAGTCATGACCATCTCTGTCACTCATGGCAATACAAGCATAAGGGTTTTTGAAGAATGTAAGCCCAATTCAGAGCTGTGTTGTAAGCCTTTGTGCCTTATGCTGGCTGATGAATCAGACCATGAGACTCTCACagccatcctgagtcctcttGTGGCAGAAAGAGAGGCCATGAAAGACAGTGTACTGATACTTGATATGGCTGGAATCCCAAGAACATTCAAATTCATCTTTAGGGGCACTGGATATGATGAAAAACTTGTCCGTGAAGTAGAGGGTCTTGAAGCCTCGGGCTCCACTTATATTTGCACACTTTGTGATGCAACACGCTTTGAAGCCTCTCATAATTTGATCCTTCATTCCATCACAAGGAGTCATGCTGAAAACCTAGAACGATATGAATTGTGGAGAACCAACCCCTACCATGAGACCGTTGATGAACTGCGTGACAGAGTCAAGGGGGTTTCTGCAAAGCCTTTTATTGAGACTGTTCCTTCAATAGATGCCTTGCACTGTGACATTGGCAATGCAGCCGAATTTTATAAGATATTCCAGTTTGAGATTGGTGAAGTCTACAAAAACACTGATGCAtcaaaagaagagagaaggagatggCAGTCAACCCTTGACAAACACCTCAGAAAGAAGATGAACTTGAAGCCTATGACAAGGATGAATGGGAATTTTGCCAGAAAGCTTATGACCAAGGAGACTGTGGAAGCAGTCTGTGAATTAATAAAGAGTGAGGAGAGACATGAAGCCCTCAGAGAACTCATGGACCTTTACTTGAAGATGAAACCAGTGTGGCGGTCTTCATGCCCCACCAAAGAATGCCCAGAACTAGTATGTCAGTATAGTTTCAATTCTCAACGATTTGCAGAGCTGCTGGCTACAAAATTCCGTTACAGATATGCTGGCAAGATTACTAATTACTTTCATAAAACCCTTGCTCATGTTCCAGAAATTATTGAACGAGATGGATCTATTGGTGCTTGGGCAAGTGAAGGAAATGAGTCCGGGAACAAACTTTTCAGACGTTTTCGAAAAATGAATGCCAGGCAATCAAAATTCTATGAAATGGAAGATGTCTTAAAGCACCATTGGCTGTATACCTCAAAACATTTGCAAAAGTTCATGAATGCTCATAATACATTGAAAAGTCAAGGGTTTACAATTAGTCAAGAAGAGGGTGGGGAAGATTTCATAACTTTGGATGAATCTTTGGAAATTCCAGATTCTATGGAATTTTAA
- the RAG2 gene encoding V(D)J recombination-activating protein 2 produces MAHFPEKMSLQMISAIQNSSLIQPGFSLLNFDGHVFLFGQKGWPKRSCPTGIFLLDFKKDELKLKPAYFSKDSCYLPPLRYPAICILKSTGAQPEKCHYIIHGGKTPNNELSDKLYIISLVSKYNKKVTFRCTEKELIGDVPEARYGHTINEVHSQGKNMLVIIGGRSYMALGQRTTESWNSVVDCMPDIFLIDLEFGCCTSYTLPDLQSGFSFHLCLARNDTIYIIGGHSIQNNTRPPHLYRIKIDLPLGSPAVSCCVLPGGISVSSAIVTQTNNKEFIIIGGYHSDNQKRMVCNTINLEDNKIEIVEREAPEWTPEIKHCKIWFGSDMGNGAILFGIPGDNRQLTSDANYFYVLKCQGEDDKDAEQMAQVCSQSSTEDAGESTPFEDSEELTFSFDVNDIDTYNEDDEEDEEDAGYWITCSAGCDIDINTWVPLYSTELNKPAMIFCSSEGGHWVHAQCMDLSEDTLIHLSQVSIKYFCTEHVHLARGLQTPKETPPLEKKPMKSLRKKKSMKIFTPAKKSFIRKLFE; encoded by the coding sequence ATGGCTCACTTCCCAGAAAAGATGTCCCTACAGATGATATCAGCTATTCAAAACTCATCCTTGATTCAACCAGGATTTTCTTTGCTGAACTTTGATGGCCATGTTTTCCTGTTTGGACAGAAAGGTTGGCCAAAGAGGTCCTGTCCCACTGGAATTTTCCTTCTGGATTTCAAAAAGGATGAACTCAAACTGAAACCAGCATACTTCTCAAAGGATTCCTGCTACCTTCCACCTCTACGGTACCCTGCAATCTGCATTCTCAAGAGTACTGGAGCACAGCCTGAGAAATGCCATTACATCATCCATGGAGGTAAAACTCCAAACAATGAACTATCTGATAAGCTGTACATCATAAGCTTGGTCAGCAAGTACAACAAGAAAGTCACATTTCGGTGTACTGAGAAAGAATTAATAGGGGATGTCCCTGAAGCAAGATATGGCCATACCATTAATGAGGTTCACAGTCAAGGGAAAAATATGCTTGTTATAATTGGGGGGAGGTCATACATGGCTCTTGGACAAAGAACCACTGAAAGCTGGAACAGTGTGGTGGACTGTATGCCAGATATATTCctgattgaccttgaatttgggtgTTGTACTTCATATACCCTACCAGACCTTCAGAGTGGGTTCTCTTTTCATCTTTGCCTTGCCCGAAATGATACCATCTATATTATAGGAGGTCATTCCATTCAAAATAATACCAGACCTCCACATCTCTATAGAATAAAAATTGATCTCCCTTTAGGAAGCCCAGCTGTTAGTTGCTGTGTCTTGCCAGGTGGAATCTCTGTTTCCAGTGCCATTGTGACCCAGACCAATAACAAAGAATTTATCATTATTGGGGGCTACCATTCTGACAACCAGAAGAGAATGGTTTGTAATACAATCAATCTTGAAGATAACAAGATAGAAATAGTGGAAAGAGAGGCACCAGAATGGACTCCAGAAATCAAACACTGCAAGATATGGTTTGGGAGTGACATGGGAAATGGAGCTATACTCTTTGGCATTCCAGGAGACAACAGGCAGCTAACTTCAGATGCAAACTACTTTTATGTGTTGAAATGTCAAGGAGAAGATGATAAAGATGCAGAACAGATGGCACAAGTATGTAGTCAGAGTTCTACAGAAGATGCTGGAGAATCCACTCCTTTTGAGGATTCAGAGGAGTTAACTTTCAGCTTTGATGTTAATGACATTGATACTTACaatgaagatgatgaagaagatgaggAAGATGCAGGTTATTGGATCACCTGCTCTGCGGGCTGTGACATTGATATAAACACTTGGGTGCCCTTATACTCCACAGAGCTCAACAAGCCTGCCATGATCTTCTGTTCCAGTGAAGGTGGCCACTGGGTCCATGCTCAATGTATGGACCTGTCTGAGGATACACTTATTCACCTGTCACAAGTAAGCATCAAGTACTTCTGCACTGAACACGTCCATCTAGCCAGGGGACTGCAGACACCCAAGGAGACCCCTCCTCTGGAAAAGAAACCAATGAAATCATTACGTAagaaaaaaagcatgaaaataTTCACTCCTGCAAAAAAGTCCTTTATCCGGAAGTTGTTTGAATAG